The following coding sequences lie in one Myxococcus xanthus genomic window:
- the cas2 gene encoding CRISPR-associated endonuclease Cas2 produces MAEPRRWYLITYDIRDPRRWRKVHALLKGYGEWLQLSVFRCSLTDRDREKLRWELSRRMDAVDTLLVIGLCGGCVERVRTINAKEDWPEEPAPFKVL; encoded by the coding sequence ATGGCCGAGCCGAGGCGTTGGTATTTGATTACCTATGACATCCGTGACCCGCGGCGGTGGCGGAAGGTGCATGCCCTGCTCAAGGGCTATGGGGAGTGGTTGCAGCTCTCCGTGTTCCGCTGCTCGCTGACGGACCGGGACCGGGAGAAGCTGCGCTGGGAGTTGTCGCGGCGGATGGATGCCGTGGATACGTTGTTGGTGATTGGGCTGTGCGGCGGGTGCGTGGAGCGCGTGCGCACCATCAACGCGAAGGAGGACTGGCCGGAGGAGCCCGCACCGTTCAAGGTGCTGTGA
- a CDS encoding type I-MYXAN CRISPR-associated endonuclease Cas4/Cas1 has product MNASSTSSKPVVGEPSIRTHALHALAYCERLFYLEEVEELRVADAAVFAGRRLHVQLQEEGERVELELASEALGLHGRVDAVRTREGTLVVYEHKRGRHAPGQDAPEAWPSDRLQAGAYALLVEERFPGAPVECRVRYHQTDTTVRFPLDTALRGAVAAAVARARLLRASRERPPVTQEERKCAKCSLAPVCLPEEERQVAGEERPRLFPEDDVRQVLHVATPGTRVGRAAEELVVTPPEGEGAPSRQPGRMVSALIAHGAVQVSAQALAYCVENDIGVHWFTSGGRYLGGLGGGGGNVHRRLRQFEALRQQDVCLGLARRLVAAKLEGQLRFLLRASRGDSESRQVLASAVRDLRALLPKCAEAPSLEVLLGLEGTGAARYFGALPYLQGEDVDARLRFDGRNRRPPRDRFNAVLGFLYGLVHREVEAAIRAVGLDVAFGFYHQPRGTAGPLGLDVMELFRVPLADMPLVASVNRRAWDADADFEVTSEHVWLRKAGRAKAIELYERRKRETWKHNVLGYSLSYARLVELEVRLLEKEWTGKPGLFATFRLR; this is encoded by the coding sequence ATGAACGCATCATCCACGAGTTCGAAGCCTGTCGTCGGCGAGCCGTCCATCCGCACGCACGCGCTGCACGCGCTGGCGTACTGCGAGCGGCTCTTCTACCTGGAGGAAGTGGAGGAGTTGCGCGTGGCGGACGCCGCCGTGTTCGCGGGACGGCGGTTGCACGTCCAGCTCCAGGAGGAGGGCGAGCGCGTCGAGCTGGAGCTGGCGAGCGAGGCCCTGGGGCTGCACGGCCGGGTGGACGCGGTGAGGACGCGGGAGGGGACGCTGGTCGTCTACGAGCACAAGCGCGGACGCCACGCGCCTGGACAGGACGCGCCGGAGGCGTGGCCGAGCGACCGGCTCCAGGCGGGGGCCTACGCGCTCCTGGTGGAGGAGCGCTTCCCGGGGGCGCCCGTGGAGTGCCGGGTCCGCTACCACCAGACGGACACGACGGTGCGTTTCCCGTTGGACACGGCGCTGCGGGGCGCCGTGGCGGCGGCCGTGGCGCGGGCCCGGCTGCTGCGCGCGTCGCGGGAGCGGCCGCCCGTGACACAGGAGGAGCGCAAGTGCGCGAAGTGCTCGCTGGCGCCCGTGTGCCTGCCGGAGGAGGAGCGGCAGGTGGCGGGGGAGGAGCGGCCCCGGCTCTTCCCGGAGGATGACGTGCGGCAGGTGCTGCACGTCGCGACGCCTGGGACGCGGGTGGGGCGCGCGGCGGAGGAGTTGGTGGTGACGCCACCGGAAGGGGAGGGCGCGCCGTCGAGGCAGCCAGGGCGCATGGTGTCGGCGCTCATCGCGCATGGGGCGGTGCAGGTGAGCGCGCAGGCGCTGGCGTACTGCGTGGAGAACGACATCGGCGTGCACTGGTTCACGTCCGGGGGGCGCTATCTGGGGGGATTGGGCGGAGGGGGAGGCAACGTCCACCGGCGGCTGCGGCAGTTCGAGGCGCTCCGGCAGCAGGACGTGTGCCTGGGGCTGGCCCGCCGCCTGGTGGCGGCGAAGCTGGAGGGGCAGCTCCGCTTCCTGCTTCGCGCCTCGCGTGGTGATTCGGAGTCGCGTCAGGTGCTGGCCTCGGCGGTGCGGGACCTCCGGGCGCTGCTGCCGAAATGCGCGGAGGCGCCATCGCTGGAGGTGCTCCTGGGGCTGGAGGGCACGGGCGCGGCGCGGTACTTCGGAGCGCTGCCGTACCTTCAAGGCGAGGACGTGGACGCGCGGCTGCGCTTCGACGGGCGCAACCGGCGGCCTCCGAGGGACCGGTTCAACGCGGTGCTCGGCTTCCTGTATGGACTGGTCCACCGGGAGGTGGAGGCGGCCATCCGGGCGGTGGGGCTGGACGTGGCGTTTGGCTTCTACCACCAGCCCCGGGGCACGGCGGGGCCGCTGGGGCTGGATGTGATGGAGCTGTTCCGGGTGCCGCTGGCGGACATGCCGCTGGTGGCCTCGGTGAACCGGCGGGCGTGGGACGCGGACGCGGACTTCGAGGTGACGTCCGAGCATGTCTGGCTCAGGAAGGCGGGGCGGGCGAAGGCCATCGAGCTGTACGAGCGGCGCAAGCGGGAGACGTGGAAGCACAACGTGCTGGGGTACTCGCTCAGCTACGCGCGGCTGGTGGAGCTGGAGGTGCGGCTGCTGGAGAAGGAGTGGACCGGCAAGCCGGGACTGTTCGCGACGTTCCGCTTGAGGTGA
- the cas5 gene encoding type I-MYXAN CRISPR-associated protein Cas5/Cmx5/DevS, translating into MIALELSVPVACWRKGRARELVETEVLPPPATCYGALLSLVGEQDRERHRGCRVTAGLLNAPVISTVLRTFWRSKNLKVAKGNDENAAPDQQQLVIDARLVVWCDSREEPDSGESLEDRVVRAMREPGSVTRAGAWSLGESTHLINDARLLPEGRPPAGCRAFLTASTGALTLPVWVDHVGTRGTRYEVGLLEDVSGVPEVQRLPRIPLAEGAG; encoded by the coding sequence GTGATCGCGCTCGAACTGTCCGTGCCCGTGGCGTGCTGGCGCAAGGGCCGGGCGCGCGAGCTGGTGGAGACCGAGGTCCTGCCGCCGCCCGCGACGTGCTACGGCGCGTTGCTATCGCTCGTCGGTGAGCAGGACCGGGAGCGGCACCGGGGCTGCCGCGTGACGGCGGGGTTGTTGAACGCACCTGTCATCAGCACGGTGCTTCGCACCTTCTGGCGGTCGAAGAACCTGAAGGTCGCGAAGGGGAATGACGAGAACGCCGCGCCGGACCAGCAACAGCTCGTCATCGACGCGCGGCTGGTGGTCTGGTGCGACAGCCGGGAGGAGCCGGACTCGGGTGAATCGCTGGAGGACCGCGTCGTCCGGGCGATGCGTGAGCCCGGCTCCGTGACGCGGGCTGGGGCGTGGTCGCTCGGGGAGTCCACGCACCTCATCAATGACGCGCGTCTGCTCCCGGAGGGGCGGCCGCCCGCGGGCTGTCGGGCCTTCCTGACCGCGTCCACCGGCGCCCTCACCCTGCCGGTCTGGGTGGACCACGTGGGCACTCGTGGCACTCGCTATGAGGTGGGGTTGCTCGAAGACGTCTCGGGCGTGCCCGAGGTCCAACGGCTTCCGCGCATCCCGCTCGCGGAGGGCGCTGGATAG
- the cas7i gene encoding type I-B CRISPR-associated protein Cas7/Cst2/DevR: protein MSLHVFAAFVTPLGTAANNRGLTEGNITSLQKLVWNGQVHTTVSAESIRFALRRRLNEQEPCNRTYDDASRANEWKDAAFSAWSGKSKEKTYIDDDLLGFMSAEGAKQEKEKGTAKVRRAVLEVSRAVSLTPWSGDVTFNAASPGATPSAQKKGSNPVPYGTEMHATRYQYGVALTPEALRVPARAVTALNQLCALGPVAGNHGRFLFDFSPESVVFRLTQEAAPRILYAFEPSSRAGGVELAALLRKVKSGDVPAKELVLGGQVVEELGAEEREVLSGAELHAGVVAACRAACKRLEVRKK from the coding sequence ATGAGCCTTCACGTCTTCGCCGCCTTCGTCACGCCGCTGGGAACCGCCGCCAACAACCGGGGCCTCACCGAGGGAAACATCACCAGCCTCCAGAAGCTGGTGTGGAACGGACAGGTCCACACCACCGTCTCGGCCGAGTCCATCCGCTTCGCCTTGCGGCGGCGCTTGAATGAGCAGGAGCCGTGCAACCGCACCTATGACGATGCGTCACGCGCCAACGAGTGGAAGGACGCCGCCTTCAGCGCCTGGTCGGGGAAGTCGAAGGAGAAGACCTATATCGATGATGACCTGCTGGGCTTCATGTCCGCGGAGGGGGCGAAGCAGGAGAAGGAGAAGGGCACGGCCAAGGTCCGTCGCGCGGTGCTGGAGGTGTCCCGGGCGGTGAGCCTCACGCCGTGGTCCGGGGACGTCACCTTCAACGCCGCGAGCCCCGGGGCCACGCCCTCCGCGCAGAAGAAGGGCAGCAACCCCGTGCCCTACGGGACGGAGATGCACGCGACGCGCTACCAGTACGGCGTGGCGCTGACGCCGGAGGCGCTGCGAGTTCCGGCCCGGGCCGTGACGGCGCTGAACCAGCTCTGCGCGCTGGGGCCCGTCGCGGGCAACCACGGCCGCTTCCTCTTCGACTTCAGTCCGGAGTCGGTCGTCTTCCGGCTCACACAGGAGGCCGCGCCGCGCATCCTGTATGCCTTCGAGCCGTCCTCCCGCGCGGGGGGCGTGGAGCTCGCCGCGCTGCTGCGCAAGGTGAAGAGCGGCGACGTCCCCGCGAAGGAGTTGGTGTTGGGCGGGCAGGTGGTGGAGGAGCTGGGCGCGGAGGAGCGCGAGGTGCTCTCGGGCGCGGAGCTCCACGCGGGCGTGGTCGCCGCCTGCCGCGCGGCGTGCAAGCGGCTGGAGGTGAGGAAGAAGTGA
- the cas8a1 gene encoding type I-MYXAN CRISPR-associated Cas8a1/Cmx1, with protein sequence MSPRKKALPAPLSIRLYAPGMTPLLRAGAGGLAASLRAILGSDSPAAPWPSPVRLGPGLATVEPEAIHLDWGGEAPEATLRALFGASFQVKQGFIDLPGTRPPGAPEPPPELAAALHDALKVTFLQHGKSTQGGARRRVTFEVDARPVIVESQGYDSFVHQTAWQSVLEALEAGATSLASWAYPGAAERHIGVRVTKVEYTAAEALCACFALVGCVSYKLPQLRGGAFVALAPTNLVRFAELRPGLTPKRLRDVAVAGASDAVLAAQLVMAQEAGKKRLGAVLGTTEAVALRQMPWNAQQKIRGAVVRQDAVREEVLDRYEAAAAALPHTLRVRKPEGKAKGEASYFIATSALRAFITENLAASRPWYADFATATTAEGRFIHDYRDRDNLGALLWHERKGLIAMHPYLGEAEQWLVQSVHLALRSRFKSIYADTKESAPATRSNRLKGERERLRLSFAGAKTPEQVRAALADLWSRAGTNRELQEHWRDILPLLGPERWRAARDLALVALASYQGKGGEAAELEDADEAAGASAQS encoded by the coding sequence GTGAGCCCACGGAAGAAGGCCTTGCCCGCTCCGCTCTCCATCCGGTTGTACGCACCGGGGATGACGCCGCTGCTGCGCGCGGGCGCGGGCGGGTTGGCGGCATCGCTCCGCGCCATCCTTGGGAGCGATTCACCCGCCGCGCCGTGGCCCTCTCCGGTGCGGCTGGGGCCTGGGCTGGCGACGGTGGAGCCGGAAGCCATCCACCTGGACTGGGGCGGCGAGGCACCGGAGGCCACGCTCCGAGCGCTGTTCGGCGCGTCATTCCAGGTGAAGCAGGGCTTCATCGACCTACCGGGCACGCGTCCACCCGGAGCGCCGGAGCCACCGCCCGAGCTGGCCGCCGCGCTCCACGACGCGCTCAAGGTGACGTTCCTCCAGCATGGCAAGTCGACGCAGGGAGGAGCGCGAAGGCGCGTCACCTTCGAGGTGGACGCGCGGCCCGTCATCGTCGAGTCCCAGGGCTACGACTCCTTCGTCCACCAGACGGCCTGGCAGAGCGTGCTCGAGGCGTTGGAGGCGGGAGCGACGTCGTTGGCGAGCTGGGCCTATCCGGGCGCGGCGGAGCGGCACATCGGTGTGCGCGTCACCAAGGTGGAGTACACGGCGGCGGAGGCGCTCTGCGCGTGCTTCGCGCTGGTGGGGTGTGTCTCCTACAAGCTGCCGCAGCTCCGGGGCGGGGCCTTCGTGGCGCTGGCGCCCACGAACCTGGTCCGCTTCGCGGAGCTGCGCCCTGGGCTGACACCCAAGCGGCTGCGTGACGTGGCGGTGGCGGGGGCGTCGGACGCGGTGCTCGCGGCTCAGTTGGTGATGGCGCAGGAGGCGGGGAAGAAGCGGCTGGGGGCCGTGCTGGGGACCACCGAGGCCGTGGCGCTGCGGCAGATGCCGTGGAACGCGCAGCAGAAGATTCGCGGCGCGGTGGTGCGGCAGGACGCCGTGCGCGAGGAGGTCCTGGACCGCTACGAGGCCGCTGCCGCCGCGCTGCCGCACACGCTGCGAGTCCGCAAGCCCGAGGGCAAGGCGAAGGGCGAGGCGAGCTACTTCATCGCGACCAGCGCGCTGCGCGCCTTCATCACGGAGAACCTCGCGGCTTCACGCCCCTGGTACGCGGACTTCGCCACCGCGACGACGGCCGAGGGCCGCTTCATTCACGACTATCGCGACCGGGACAACCTGGGCGCGCTGCTGTGGCACGAAAGGAAGGGACTCATCGCCATGCATCCGTACCTGGGAGAGGCCGAGCAGTGGCTCGTCCAGAGCGTTCACCTCGCGCTCCGGAGCCGGTTCAAGAGCATCTATGCGGACACGAAGGAGAGCGCCCCGGCCACGCGCTCCAATCGGCTCAAGGGTGAGCGTGAGCGTTTGCGGCTGAGCTTCGCGGGGGCCAAGACGCCGGAGCAGGTGCGCGCGGCGCTCGCGGACCTGTGGAGCCGTGCGGGCACCAACCGTGAGCTCCAGGAGCATTGGAGGGACATCCTCCCGCTGCTGGGGCCCGAGCGGTGGCGCGCGGCCCGCGACCTCGCGTTGGTGGCGCTGGCGAGCTACCAGGGCAAGGGGGGCGAGGCCGCGGAACTTGAGGACGCGGACGAGGCCGCTGGCGCGTCCGCGCAGTCTTGA
- the cas3 gene encoding CRISPR-associated helicase Cas3' has protein sequence MKRLLAKSTATPDRPEGEATLLGHTALVLSAARRLLAHRGRASLLAAGLDLALEPRLRRIVLLAAALHDLGKCSEHFQSMLRRQRDAPQLVRHEALSLWLCWPGQPLSAWLLRDVSELDLCLGLVCVAAHHRKFQTEAFAPDGTGAGLSLELLVQHEDFARTLGRIAEELALSAPPLFTAPIVLRATRKEHPRDPLQSWQDDFERTVHAGSVDARLLAVCKALVLAADVAGSALPRSGEKQDWVDRQLTAPHPAEALHAVVERRLAGRTPRPFQEEVARSAAPLTLVRAGCGSGKTAAAYLWAARQHPGRPLWLTYPTMGTATEGFRDYLHGADVDARLQHSRAEVDFDIFGLRDGAAPGTGSRDQDRLDALRSWGVDAMSCTADTVLGLVQSQRQGLYAWPALCAACVVFDEVHAYDDRLFGCLLRFLEALPGIPALLMTASLPAMRLDALRGVCARVHGRSLAEVEGPEDLETLPRYQRLDVAEPWSLVAECLRDHGKVLWVSNTVERCMRTAEAGTSHGARALLYHSRFRYEDRVHRHGDVIKAFATEGRAAFASTTQVAEMSLDLSADLLVTDLAPIPALIQRLGRLNRRSTPDRPAPVRPFVVLPFDGPPYAAPDLRDARAWLEWLGAGPLSQRDLVDAWVPPGMTDAPRRQSSTWLDGRFDTWPAPCRDGSPSLTVLLEEDARAVLDGAVSAHQVTLTMNLPPESFKWRAWPRAGRLPYPIPPANALDYDGLRGARWRKP, from the coding sequence GTGAAGCGGCTGCTGGCCAAGAGCACGGCCACGCCCGACAGACCCGAGGGCGAGGCCACGCTGCTGGGACACACCGCCCTGGTGCTGTCGGCCGCGCGTCGGCTCCTGGCGCACCGGGGCCGCGCGTCGCTCCTGGCCGCGGGACTGGACTTGGCGTTGGAGCCCCGGCTGCGGCGCATCGTCCTGCTGGCCGCCGCGCTTCATGACCTGGGCAAGTGCAGCGAGCACTTCCAATCCATGCTGCGCCGCCAGCGCGACGCGCCGCAGCTTGTCCGCCACGAAGCGCTCTCGCTGTGGCTTTGCTGGCCAGGGCAGCCGCTCTCCGCATGGCTCTTGCGGGACGTGAGCGAGCTGGACCTGTGCCTGGGGCTGGTCTGCGTGGCCGCACACCACCGCAAGTTCCAGACAGAGGCCTTCGCGCCCGACGGCACCGGAGCGGGGCTGTCGCTGGAGTTGCTGGTCCAGCATGAAGACTTCGCCCGGACGCTGGGGCGCATCGCCGAGGAGCTGGCGCTGTCCGCTCCGCCACTGTTCACCGCGCCCATCGTGCTTCGCGCCACGCGGAAGGAGCACCCGCGCGACCCGCTCCAGTCATGGCAGGACGACTTCGAGCGGACCGTGCACGCCGGCTCCGTGGACGCGCGGCTCCTGGCCGTGTGCAAGGCGTTGGTGCTCGCGGCGGACGTCGCGGGCTCGGCGCTTCCCCGGAGCGGCGAGAAGCAGGACTGGGTGGACCGTCAGCTCACGGCGCCCCATCCCGCCGAGGCCCTGCACGCCGTGGTCGAGCGCCGCCTCGCGGGACGCACACCACGACCGTTTCAGGAGGAGGTGGCTCGCAGCGCCGCGCCGCTGACACTGGTTCGCGCGGGCTGTGGCAGTGGCAAGACGGCTGCCGCCTACCTCTGGGCCGCGAGACAACACCCCGGCCGTCCGCTGTGGCTCACGTATCCCACGATGGGCACAGCCACGGAGGGCTTCCGCGACTACCTCCACGGTGCGGACGTGGATGCCCGGTTGCAGCACTCACGCGCGGAGGTGGACTTCGACATCTTCGGACTCCGCGACGGCGCTGCGCCGGGGACGGGCTCCCGCGACCAGGATCGGCTCGACGCGCTCCGCTCCTGGGGCGTGGACGCGATGAGTTGCACGGCCGACACGGTGCTCGGGCTCGTCCAGAGTCAGCGGCAGGGGCTCTATGCCTGGCCCGCGCTCTGCGCGGCCTGTGTCGTCTTCGACGAAGTCCACGCCTACGACGACCGGCTCTTCGGCTGCCTGCTGCGCTTCCTGGAAGCCCTGCCGGGAATCCCCGCGTTGCTGATGACCGCCAGCCTGCCCGCCATGCGGCTCGACGCGTTGCGCGGCGTGTGCGCGCGCGTTCATGGCCGGAGCCTCGCGGAAGTCGAAGGGCCGGAGGACCTGGAGACACTGCCGCGCTACCAGCGGCTGGACGTCGCGGAGCCGTGGTCCCTCGTGGCGGAGTGCCTGCGGGACCATGGCAAGGTGCTGTGGGTCAGCAACACGGTGGAGCGCTGCATGCGGACCGCCGAGGCCGGCACGTCGCACGGTGCGCGCGCGCTGCTGTACCACAGCCGCTTTCGTTACGAGGACCGCGTCCATCGCCATGGTGACGTCATCAAGGCCTTCGCCACCGAGGGCCGCGCGGCGTTCGCGTCGACGACGCAGGTCGCGGAGATGAGCCTGGACCTGTCAGCGGACCTGCTCGTCACGGATTTGGCGCCCATCCCGGCGCTCATCCAGCGCTTGGGGCGGCTCAACCGCCGCAGCACTCCGGATCGGCCCGCGCCCGTGCGGCCTTTCGTGGTGCTCCCCTTCGATGGGCCGCCCTACGCCGCGCCAGACCTGCGGGACGCGCGTGCATGGTTGGAGTGGCTGGGAGCGGGGCCGCTGAGCCAGCGGGACCTGGTGGACGCATGGGTGCCGCCCGGGATGACGGATGCGCCGCGGCGGCAATCCAGCACCTGGCTGGATGGACGCTTCGACACCTGGCCCGCGCCGTGCCGCGACGGAAGCCCCAGCCTCACGGTCCTCCTGGAAGAGGACGCCCGTGCCGTCCTGGACGGAGCGGTGAGCGCTCACCAGGTCACTCTGACCATGAACCTCCCACCTGAGTCCTTCAAGTGGCGTGCATGGCCCCGTGCGGGCCGGCTGCCATACCCCATCCCTCCAGCGAACGCGCTGGACTACGACGGTCTGCGAGGTGCGCGATGGCGAAAGCCGTGA